A genomic region of Parambassis ranga chromosome 7, fParRan2.1, whole genome shotgun sequence contains the following coding sequences:
- the dpm1 gene encoding dolichol-phosphate mannosyltransferase subunit 1 — MASRKALQPNRDNGDKYSVLLPTYNERENLPLIVWLLVKYFGESGYNYEIIVIDDGSPDGTLEVAEQLQKIYGEEKILLRPRAKKLGLGTAYIHGMKHATGNFIIIMDADLSHHPKFIPEFIEKQKKGNYDLVSGTRYQGNGGVYGWDLRRKLISRGANFLTQVLLRPGASDLTGSFRLYKKKVLESLVERCVSKGYVFQMEMIVRARQLNYTIGEVPISFVDRVYGESKLGGNEIISFVKGLLTLFATT; from the exons ATGGCGAGCCGAAAAGCTTTACAGCCAAACCGAGATAATGGAGACAAATACTCCGTGTTGTTGCCTACCTACAACGAAAGAGAAAATCTGCCATTGATAGTATGGCTTTTGGTGAAATATTTCGGTGAAAG TGGATATAACTACGAGATTATTGTCATTGACGACGGAAGCCCAGATGGGACACTGGAGGTGGCAGAGCAACTGCAGAAAATCTATGGAGAGGAAAAGATT ctacTGCGACCAAGAGCGAAAAAATTAGGCCTAG GCACTGCCTACATCCACGGCATGAAGCATGCTACTGGGAACTTCATCATCATAATGGATGCAGATCTTTCACATCAT cCCAAGTTTATCCCAGAATTCATTGA aaagcagaaaaaaggcaATTATGACTTGGTGTCTGGTACTCGGTACCAAGGGAATGGAGGAGTATACGGCTGGGACCTGCGAAGGAAACTTATCAG tcGAGGGGCCAACTTTTTGACTCAGGTGTTGTTGAGACCGGGTGCATCTGACCTCACTGGGAGCTTCAG ATTGTACAAGAAAAAAGTGTTGGAGAGCCTGGTTGAGCGGTGTGTGTCCAAAGGGTACGTCTTTCAGATGGAGATGATTGTCCGAGCCAGACAGCTCAACTACACCATCGGAGAG GTTCCCATTTCCTTCGTGGATCGAGTTTACGGAGAGTCCAAACTAGGGGGGAATGAGATTATTTCATTCGTGAAAGGCCTGCTCACGCTCTTTGCCACTACATGA